One Coffea arabica cultivar ET-39 chromosome 5c, Coffea Arabica ET-39 HiFi, whole genome shotgun sequence DNA window includes the following coding sequences:
- the LOC113688801 gene encoding fasciclin-like arabinogalactan protein 7, protein MGGKLFFMIISMLVVWCSTSVNSQSVGSPPISSPAPAPAPEHVNLTHLLSYAGPFHTFLNYLEKTKVLETFQNQANNTEEGITIFAPTDDAFSKLKNPSLSNLTDDQIKSVLLFHALSHYYSLSDFKNLSKMSPVMTYAGGQYTLNFTDVSGDVSIDSGWTKTKVSSSVVATDPIAVYEIKNVLLPEAIFGTDIPPTAAPAPAPHIAPSADTPVADVGGSNSSPKSSPSSSCKISNLGLLTQLILAIASGVVLMFS, encoded by the coding sequence ATGGGAGGTAAATTGTTTTTCATGATTATTTCGATGTTGGTGGTTTGGTGCTCTACATCAGTCAATTCACAATCTGTTGGATCTCCTCCAATCTCAAGTCCAGCACCAGCTCCAGCCCCAGAACATGTGAACCTCACACACTTACTTTCTTATGCTGGTCCATTCCACACCTTCCTTAACTACCTTGAGAAGACCAAAGTCttagaaactttccaaaaccAAGCCAACAATACTGAAGAAGGTATTACAATTTTTGCCCCAACAGATGATGCCTTCTCCAAGCTCAAGAACCCATCTCTGTCTAATCTCACCGATGATCAGATTAAATCAGTCCTCCTTTTCCATGCCTTATCGCATTACTACTCCCTATCAGACTTCAAGAACCTTAGCAAAATGAGCCCGGTGATGACCTATGCCGGTGGACAATACACCTTGAATTTCACAGATGTGTCTGGAGATGTATCTATTGATTCAGGATGGACTAAAACAAAAGTCAGTAGCAGTGTTGTTGCAACTGACCCTATCGCTGTTTATGAGATAAAAAATGTTCTTCTTCCAGAAGCGATTTTTGGCACTGACATTCCACCGACTGCAGCACCCGCACCTGCTCCTCATATTGCCCCTTCTGCAGATACCCCTGTTGCTGATGTTGGTGGGAGCAATTCGTCTCCAAAATCATCTCCGTCTTCCTCTTGCAAGATTAGCAACTTGGGTCTCTTGACTCaattgattttggcaattgcAAGTGGAGTAGTTTTAATGTTCTCCTAA